The sequence below is a genomic window from Flagellimonas marinaquae.
GTAGCAGTCAGCACCTAAAACAGTTTATAGGCCAAGCCCAGGAAAACTATAACATTGCCATTAACAAAGTTGTTCTCAGACCTGGTCTTTCACCGTTGGAACTGGTAACCAAAGAAACCGTTCTAAAAGTCGACCAATTTTTTAAAACCATAAGCCAGCAGGTTAGAAAGCGATTCAAAAACCCAAAATTGGTATCCACGCTAGAGTTTCCCGTTTTGTTTTTGGGCGCAAAACCCAGTAATACACCTTCTTTCTACAATTTTATGAATTTTGCCGATTTTGGACTGGGCACTTGGCATCCAAAAGGAGGAATGTACGAGATTATAAAGGCCATGAAGAGTTTGGCCGAATCCTTGGGCGTAACCATACACACCAACAGTCCAGCCAGCCATATTTTGGTATCCGAGGGCAAAGTGCTCGGTATCCGAAGCAAGGGCACAAACCAGATAGCCGATTTTGTGGTAAGTGGAGCGGATTACCACCATTCCGAAACCCTGTTGGACAAAAAATATAGACAGTACTCCGAGGAGTATTGGGATAAAAAAACATACGCCCCTTCATCTCTTCTTTTTTATGTAGGATTCGATAAAAAGCTGGAAAACATTGAACATCACAATCTTTTTTTTGACACTGATTTTGAACAGCATGCCGAGGAAATTTATGATCGCCCACAATGGCCGAGCAAACCTTTGTTCTATGCTAATTTTCCGTCCGTAACGGATGCCTCCATGGCTCCCAATGGCAAAGAAAACGGATTTTTCTTGATACCGATTGCTCCAGACCTTGAGGATACGCCCGAACTGCGAGACCAATATTTTGATATAATTATGGACAGATTCGAAAATCTGACCCAACAATCTGTAAAAAATTCCGTAATTTTTAGAGATAGTTTTTGTGTAAACGATTTTGTGGAACAATACAATTCATACAAAGGAAACGCCTATGGTATGGCCAACACTCTGCGCCAGACCGCTTTTTTGCGACCTAACCTTAAAAGTAGTAAGGTCCAAAACTTGTTCTTTACCGGTCAGTTGACCGTTCCCGGACCAGGGGTCCCACCTTCCCTGATATCCGGTAAACTGGTGGCCGATTTAATCATTAAAGAAGAAAAGAGATGAAAACTATTTTTGACGACGTTTCGTATAGTTGCAGTAAGATTGTAACCCAGTCCTACAGTACTTCATTTTCCATGGCGACCAAAATGTTGGCTCCCTCCATCCGAGCGGACATTTACAACATTTATGGTTTTGTTCGATTTGCGGATGAAATTGTGGACACCTTTCATGAGTACGACAAAAAGCAGCTTTTTGATGCTTTTGAGAATGAGATGGATCGCGCTATCGAGCAAAAAATTAGCCTCAACCCAATATTGAACTCTTTTCAGCACACCTATCACAAGTACGATATACCTTACCATTTGGTTGCCTCTTTTATGAAAAGTATGCGAATGGACCTTACCAAAAAGAGGTACGAGACATTTGATGAATATCGCGAATACATTTATGGTTCTGCCGATGTTGTGGGATTGATGTGCCTATGCGTTTTTGTTCAAGGAGATAAAGAGAAATACGAAAAATTAAAAGAATCTGCGATGGCACTGGGTTCTGCCTTCCAAAAAGTAAATTTTCTCCGGGACCTAAAAGCCGATTACGAAGAACTTAACAGAACTTATTTCCCGAATACAGATTTAATGGAACTCGACGAAGCTTCCAAAAAACGTATCGTGGACGAAATTAAAGCTGATTTTGCATTAGGGTATTCGGGTATTGTTCAATTACCGGAACAAGCTAAATTTGGAGTCTACACTGCGTATCGCTACTACAAAAAATTGCTTCAAAAATTACAGAGCACTCCCCCGTTGGAAATCAAAAATACCCGGATTCGAGTACCCAATTATCAAAAATTTGGTCTCTTGGCCCAATCCTATGTAAACTATAAATTGCAACTGGTACAATGAAAGTAGCACTTTGGATACTAATATTTTTATCGACCTTCTGCTTTATGGAATTTATGGCGTGGTTCACCCATAAATATGTCATGCACGGCTTTTTGTGGAGCCTTCATAAGGACCATCACAAAAAGGACCACGACTCGTGGTTTGAGCGGAACGATGCCTTCTTTATTTTTTATGCCGTGGTGAGCATGGTACTATTTTATCTGGGCAGCTATACGTCCTTCTGGTACGGCTGGCCATTGGGTTTTGGAATACTTGCCTATGGCATCGCTTATTTTATGGTCCACGATATTTTTATACACCAACGCTTCAAAATATTTAGAAACGCCAATAATTGGTATGCGCGAGGTGTTCGCCGAGCGCACAAAATTCACCACAAGCATCTGGGAAAAGAAGATGGCGAGTGTTTTGGCATGTTGCTGGTTCCCTTTAAATATTTTAAGAAAAACTGATTTTATTCGGCAAGTAGATTATCCAAAAGTGCTCTGGTCTTGTCCGAGTTCCAATTGGCAGCACCTGTTTTATTGACCACAATGTTGCCTTCTTTATTTAAAATATAAGTAACAGGAATTGAGTTGCTTGCCAAAACTTTTGGCGTATAGGAAGCTTGAAAATAAACGGGAAGATCATATTCCTTTTTCTCTAAAAAGGCCGAAACTTTGTCCTCCTCATCATTGGCGACAAAAGCAAAAACAACTTTATCGCCATAATCCTTGTACAAAGCGGCGAAACCTGGTAATTCTGCCACACAAGGCGGGCACCATGTAGCCCAAACATTGATCAATACAACTTTGCCTTTGTGAGAAATAAGGTTCATTTTATTCCCCTCCCTATCCACAAGTTCCCAATGGTAATCTTCCAGTACCGCCTGCTCGTTTTTGTTTACCGTGCCCGGACTAACTACAACAGCAACCACTTTATTGACCCAAACCCTTACATGAAAACCAATAGGTGTAAAAAGTATTAGCAAGATGGCCAATATCCATATACCATTACTGATCTGTTCTTTGGTAATTTTCATTCCGCAATCAATTCATCCAGTAAATTGTACACCTTTGTAGTGCTCCAGTCAGCGATTCCTTCGTTATGGATTACAATATTTCCCGCTTTATCGATTACATAAGAGGTTGGCACTTTACTAGTATCCACTGCGGTTTTTTCCCCAATGATCAAATAGGTAACAGGGAATGTAAAATTGTTTTCTTCCATGAAAGCATTAACAGGCTCTTGCTCTTCGTTGGTAACGATGTAAAAATCCACCTTCCCTTTATATTTGTCGTATAACTCTTGAATACTTGCAAGTTCAGCCTCGGAGGGCAATCGCCAGGATGCCCATAGATTGATAAGGATTACGTTTCCTTTAGATCTTTTAAAGTTAAAAAAGTTCCAATCTTCATCTTTTAGCTGCCAATCGTAATCGGTTATTTGTTGACGTTCCGACTTTTCTATTACCGATGGTGAAAATGAAAAAGCACGGTTCAACCAAATTTTCCCATAATACCCAATCGGAGTAACAAAAAAAGATAGGATGAAAAGAATCAATATAACATTGAGGATGGTCTTTCTACTGATCTTCATTAAATTGTGTTTCTCAAAAAATAAAAACTCCTGACATCAGTATAACGTCAGGAGTTTTGACAAATTATTTAGATACAATTAAGCATTCTGTTTTTTGATCAAGTTCAAGGCCGAACCTTCGTTGAACCACTTTATCTGGGCATCGTTATACGAATGGTTGGCAATGATGGTATCCTTGCTTCCATCCGCATGGACAACCTCAATGGTCAATGGTTTGTCCGGCGCAAATTCTGCAGCATCCACAATATTGAATGTATCGTCTTCTTGAATCAAATCGTAATCACTCTCATTGGCAAAGGTCAAGGCCAACATCCCTTGTTTTTTAAGGTTTGTTTCATGGATCCTTGCAAAGGATTTTACCAAAACGACCGCAACGCCCAAATGACGTGGCTGCATGGCAGCATGCTCTCTGGAAGATCCCTCTCCATAGTTATGATCACCCACAACTATCGTCATAATTCCATTCTTTTTGTACTCACGTTGCGTATCTGGCACACCGCCGTACTCTCCAGTCAATTGATTCTTGACAAAATTGGTTTTTTGGTTAAATGCATTTACCGCACCAATTAGCGTATTGTTGGCAATATTGTCCAAATGACCTCTAAAACGCAACCAAGGTCCTGCCATGGAAATGTGGTCCGTGGTACATTTTCCGAAGGCTTTGATCAATAACTTCATACCCTGTAGGTTATCCACGGTAATAGGTGTAAAAGGTTCCAAAAGTTGTAGACGCTCAGAATCCGGAGAAACTTTTACAACCACACCACTTCCATCTTTTTGGGGCTCTTCGTATCCGTTTTCCTTTACTTCGAATCCTTTTGGTGGCAACTCCCATCCTGTTGGTTCGTCCAACATTACTTCTTCGCCATCTTCGTTGATCAACTTGTCCGTTAACGGGTTAAAATCCAAACGGCCTGCAATGGCTATTGCAGCGGTCATTTCCGGTGAAGCTACGAAGGCGTGGGTATTTGGGTTACCGTCCGCACGTTTTGCAAAGTTTCGGTTAAAGGAGTGTACAATACTGTTCTTTGGTGCATTTTTTGGGTCCTTGTAACGTGCCCATTGACCAATACAAGGTCCACAGGCATTGGTAAATATCTTGGCATCCAATTTTTCGAATATTTCCAAGATACCGTCACGTTCCGTCGTATATCTAACTTGCTCAGAACCTGGGTTAATTCCAAATTCCGCTTTTGTTTTTAGTTTTTTGTCCAACGCTTGTTGCGCAATGGACGATGCTCTTGAAAGGTCTTCATAAGACGAATTCGTACAGGATCCTATTAATCCCCATTCCACTGCCAAAGGCCAATCATTGGCTTCGGCTTTTTCTTTCATAGTTCCAACTTCCGTTGCCAAGTCCGGGGTAAAAGGACCGTTCAACAAGGGCTTCAACTCGGATAGGTTAATTTCGATCACTTGATCAAAATATTGCTCTGGGTCGGCATATACTTCTGGATCTGCTGTTAAGTGCTCTTTTACCTTATTGGCCTCGTCGGCTACATCAGATCTATCGGTCGCCCTTAGGTAACGCTCCATGGATTCGTCGTATCCAAAGGTAGAAGTGGTTGCACCTATCTCGGCCCCCATATTACAAATAGTTCCTTTTCCTGTGCAGGACATTGCGGTTGCGCCAGGGCCAAAATATTCAACAATGGCACCTGTTCCCCCTTTTACGGTCAAGATTTCGGCCACTTTTAGAATTACGTCCTTGGGTGCTGTCCAACCAGAAAGTTTACCGGTAAGTTTTACACCGATCAACTTTGGGAATTTAAGTTCCCATGCCATACCGGCCATTACATCTACCGCGTCGGCTCCACCAACTCCGATAGCTACCATACCCAGGCCACCTGCATTTACGGTGTGGGAATCTGTTCCGATCATCATTCCGCCCGGGAATGCATAATTTTCCAATACTACTTGGTGGATGATACCTGCTCCCGGTTTCCAAAATCCTATTCCATACTTATTTGATACAGAACCCAAGAAATCAAATACCTCGCTACTGGTCTCGTTGGCATGCTTTAAATCTGCCGCAGCACCATCTTTGGCTTGAATCAAGTGATCACAGTGAACTGTGGTCGGCACCGCCACTTTATCTTTTCCTGCTTGCATAAACTGTAGCAAGGCCATTTGGGCTGTTGCATCCTGACAAGCTATTCTATCGGGAGCGAAATCAACGTAATCCTTTCCTCTTACATATGCCTTTTCTGGATCGCCGTCCCACAAGTGGGAGTATAAAATCTTTTCCGAAAGCGTTAGGGGCTTACCAACCAGTTCTCGGGCTTTTTCCACGCGTTCCCCCATGGAAGCGTAAACGCCCTTAATCATGTTTATATCAAATGCCATTATACAATTGAGTTTTTAGATTTTCGTAATTCGGTAAATTTACTAAATCGTAAAGTAATTTGGAATTAGAATCGTACTAAATAAGTGCGAGGAAAATTATTTTATAATAATTCCCCAATAATTTTATCCTCTGTGATACCTTCTGCTTCCGCTTTGTAGTTTTTAAGTATCCTATGGCGCAATATTCCCAGGGCCACTGCTTTTACATCTTCGATGTCCGGAGAGAATTTTCCATGGATTGCCGCATGTGCCTTAGCTGCGAGTACCAGATTTTGTGATGCCCGTGGGCCTGCCCCCCAATCGATATAATTATTTACATAGTCCGATGCACCGTTTTGATTTGGCCGGGTTCTGTTAACCAGTCTTACGGCATAATCCACCACATTGTCCGGAACGGGTATTCGCCTGATCAAGTGCTGAACCTCAATGATTTCGTCGGCATTAAACAGGGTATTTATCTGGATTTCATTATCCGAAGTGGTAGATTTCACCACTTGTATTTCTTCTTCAATGGAGGGGTATTTTAGTTCTATGGCAAACATAAAACGGTCCAATTGGGCTTCGGGCAACGGATAGGTTCCCTCCTGTTCTATCGGGTTTTGTGTGGCCAAAACAAAATAAGGCCGATTTAATTTGTATTGTTTGCCCGCAATGGTAACGGCTCTTTCTTGCATTGCTTCCAGCAGAGCTGCCTGGGTCTTGGGCGGGGTACGGTTAATTTCGTCCGCCAAAATAATGTTACCGAAAACCGGCCCCATTATAAATTTAAAATTGCGGTTTTGATCCAGCACCTCGCTACCTAAGATATCGCTCGGCATTAGATCTGGTGTAAATTGTATTCTTTTAAAGTCCAGCCCCAATGTCTGGGCAATGGTGTTGACCATCAAGGTTTTTGCCAGACCGGGAACACCGATCAACAGTGAATGCCCCCCTGTGTATATGGATAGCAGTATTTGCTCGATAACCTCTTCTTGGCCAACAATGACCTTGGCGATCTCTTTTTTTAAATCTTGGTGCTTTTTTACCAGGTTTTCAACCGCTGTTACATCCGACATACAATTATTGCTTTACCCAGTTGTTCGCAAAATTGCAGCTTTTACTCTCATCGTCCACATGGATATAAGTGTCTTCGATATGCTCGTCCATCCATTCTTTTATGGCCTTAAACTGTTTTTCCCTTAGGGCGAGCTCTTGGATTTTTAGATAATCCTTGGCAAAATCCGCTTCATGTTCATCGTAACGGTTAGAGATTTTCATGATCTTGAATTTTGGAGGTCCTCCTCTTGGATCATCTTCACGGATGGGCCTTGATATTTCCCCATCCTTTAGGTCCCTAACTTGGTTGTAAAGTGTTGGATCCATTTTGGTAAGCTCAAAACGAGAATCAAAATTGATAGGGTTACGCAACAATCCGCCATCGAACTTGGTTTCTTTTTCATCGGAAAAGTTCAATGCTGCCTCTGCAAAAGTGTATTTGCCATCCAATATATGCTGACGAATCGTGTCCAATTCGCTTACTGCTTTATCTATTGCGCTTTGTGGTATATCCGGAATCATGAGAATGTGACGAATATCCCGCTCTTGCCCTCTCACTTTCTCCACGAAAATGATATGGTAGCCAAAAATAGTCTCAAATGGTTCGGAAACTTCGCCTTCATTTAGACTAAAGGCCACATCCTTGAATTCCCTAACAAATTGAGTTTCTTTGGTAATGCTGTAAAAACCGCCATTTGGTCTAGAACCGGGATCCTCTGAATGTAGAATGGCTTTTACCCTAAAATTTCCGTCGTTTTCCAGAACATCTTGCCTGATCTTGTTCAGCTCATTGATCACCTTTTGTTTTTCTTCTTCTGGTGCTTCGGGCTGTTTTACAATTTGTCCTATTTCCAGTTCTGCACCAAATACCGGGCGTTCATCTTCGGGTATCTTGTAAAAAAACTGACGTACTTCCTCGGGAGTAACTTCGATTTCCTCTACGATCTTGCTTTGCATTTTTTCGGAAAGCATTCGAAGTTTGTTTATTTCAAAAAGCTCTTCACGAAAACTTTCCATATCCGGCTTTTTATAATAGCTGAGCATTTTTTCCACACTACCGATCTGTTGGGTAAGCTGTTGTATCTGTCGGTCACTTTGTGCATTTACCATATCGTCCGATACCAACAAGCTATCCTGTACGGCTTGGTGCGCATAAAGTCTATCCTCCATTAATTTTCCCAAGAGGCTACAGCGTGTAATATCTTCGGTGGAGGCGCCTTGGTTCTTTAAATCGATAAGTGTTTTGTCTATGTCGGATTCCAAGATTACGTAATCTCCTACCACTGCGGCAATTCCATCCAGTTTTATTTTGTTTCCACTAGCCGTGGAGTCTGTTCCAAGTGCTTGGTCCATTTCCTGTGCTTGCACCAATCCTACAATGGCAAAAAATGCGATGGAAAGTCCTTTAATTCTCATTGTCATAAACCTCAAATTCTTTCTTCTTAATGGCTTCATCAATAATATCGGTTTCAAGTTTTTTTACGTAGCTCAATCGTCTTCTGTTCAAGATCAGTTGTTTAATATCGGGCTCAACATAATCAAAAGGAGCTGTTTCATTGACTTCCAATACATTGGTCACCAAGCCCAAATATACTTCTAACGAATCTTGTAACTCAAAAAATTGTGATTTTTTTAAGTGCGTCTCTTCATTGGCACGGTTCAACGGCGGGATTTCTGCAATTACCCTCGAAGCGCTTACCCAAATGGAGTCGTTAAAATGTATTTTTTTAAACTGTACCGCAATAGAATCAAGATATCGCTTATCGGCCTTGTCCCATTTTTTTAATTTGTCCTCCACACCTTTCCTATCCAAAAACTGACTGGACATGCCCACAAACCTCAACTGCACCAACTTTTCGTTAAGTTTAAAGTTTTCTTTTTCCTGTTCGTAAAATTCCAACAATTGGCCTTGGGTAACAGCAGTATCCTGGGACTGGTTCACCAATGCTTCTATATAGGCCCTTGTGTAGAGATCAGCACGATAATCGGACACCAAACGATCGAATTCTGCCAACTTTTCTCCAGGCAAGTTGATTTTTGACTTGGTCAACAATAATTGTTTGGATGCCCAAGTATTAATGTAGTTGGTAACGAAAATTGTGCTATCCTCGGCTGTCATGTCATCATCTACCAACGATGCAACATCCTCTTTGTACAGATAGACATCCCCCACACGTGCCAAAGGTTCCTTTTCTTCATCTTTATTGAACATACCTTCGCACGAAGAAAAAAGTATGACCAACAATGCACAAAAAAGGAAAAGCGTATTTTTTTGGTGCTTAAGCATTTCGCAAAAATAACAATTACTAAATCCCTTACAAGAAGGTTCTCATATCATTAACAGATTTTTTAATCGGGATAGATGTACAGAAATTGCTACTTTAGTGCAAAACCAAACTAAAAATGAAGTACACTACCGAAATTGTTGTGGATATTCCACGGGACGAGTTCATTAAAAAAATGGACGACCCCGAAAATATGAAACATTGGCAACGAGGATTGATCAAGTATGAACAACTGTCCAAGACGCCCGGACAAGAAGGTGCCCAAATGAGCCTCAGCTATAAAATGGGGAAAAGGGAAATGGACATGGTAGAGACCATCATCAAAAGAAAACTGCCCGAAGAAATGCACATGACCTACGACACCAAGGGAGTGCACAACATCCAAAAAAACTACTTTAAGGATGAAGGAGATAAAACCCGTTGGGTTTCCGAAACCGAGTTTCAATTTTCTGGATTTGGTATGAAGTTAATGGGTTTTCTAATGCCCGGAGCGTTCAAAAAACAATCGTTCAAATATATGCAAGACTTTAAAGCCTTTGCCGAAACCGGTAAATCTGTAACCGAATCTTAAAAACAATGGAAAAACTTTTGGATAGAAAAATAAAAATTATTTGGGATTTTAGAGGACCAAGCGCAGCCCATACCGCAGAACACTATTTAAAACACCTAAAAGAGTTTGTTGAAGTCGAGGAATTAAAATACGACCTGGGCGGTATCGAACATTACAGTCCCACGCACAGTATTGCCTTTTTGGTCGTCGCAGAATTTGAGCTAAAGGAAGTGAGAAGCATCCTTAAACCACACAGGGGTCAGGTGTATAAC
It includes:
- a CDS encoding peptidyl-prolyl cis-trans isomerase, encoding MLKHQKNTLFLFCALLVILFSSCEGMFNKDEEKEPLARVGDVYLYKEDVASLVDDDMTAEDSTIFVTNYINTWASKQLLLTKSKINLPGEKLAEFDRLVSDYRADLYTRAYIEALVNQSQDTAVTQGQLLEFYEQEKENFKLNEKLVQLRFVGMSSQFLDRKGVEDKLKKWDKADKRYLDSIAVQFKKIHFNDSIWVSASRVIAEIPPLNRANEETHLKKSQFFELQDSLEVYLGLVTNVLEVNETAPFDYVEPDIKQLILNRRRLSYVKKLETDIIDEAIKKKEFEVYDNEN
- a CDS encoding phytoene desaturase family protein — its product is MKKVIVIGSGFSSLSASCYLAKAGYSVEIFEKNDTVGGRARQLTKEGFTFDIGPSWYWMPDIFDKFFADFGKKTSDYYQLDKLNPAYKIFFQDDTMTIGDCMDAICDEFERIESGSSQHLKQFIGQAQENYNIAINKVVLRPGLSPLELVTKETVLKVDQFFKTISQQVRKRFKNPKLVSTLEFPVLFLGAKPSNTPSFYNFMNFADFGLGTWHPKGGMYEIIKAMKSLAESLGVTIHTNSPASHILVSEGKVLGIRSKGTNQIADFVVSGADYHHSETLLDKKYRQYSEEYWDKKTYAPSSLLFYVGFDKKLENIEHHNLFFDTDFEQHAEEIYDRPQWPSKPLFYANFPSVTDASMAPNGKENGFFLIPIAPDLEDTPELRDQYFDIIMDRFENLTQQSVKNSVIFRDSFCVNDFVEQYNSYKGNAYGMANTLRQTAFLRPNLKSSKVQNLFFTGQLTVPGPGVPPSLISGKLVADLIIKEEKR
- a CDS encoding sterol desaturase family protein, encoding MKVALWILIFLSTFCFMEFMAWFTHKYVMHGFLWSLHKDHHKKDHDSWFERNDAFFIFYAVVSMVLFYLGSYTSFWYGWPLGFGILAYGIAYFMVHDIFIHQRFKIFRNANNWYARGVRRAHKIHHKHLGKEDGECFGMLLVPFKYFKKN
- a CDS encoding peptidylprolyl isomerase yields the protein MTMRIKGLSIAFFAIVGLVQAQEMDQALGTDSTASGNKIKLDGIAAVVGDYVILESDIDKTLIDLKNQGASTEDITRCSLLGKLMEDRLYAHQAVQDSLLVSDDMVNAQSDRQIQQLTQQIGSVEKMLSYYKKPDMESFREELFEINKLRMLSEKMQSKIVEEIEVTPEEVRQFFYKIPEDERPVFGAELEIGQIVKQPEAPEEEKQKVINELNKIRQDVLENDGNFRVKAILHSEDPGSRPNGGFYSITKETQFVREFKDVAFSLNEGEVSEPFETIFGYHIIFVEKVRGQERDIRHILMIPDIPQSAIDKAVSELDTIRQHILDGKYTFAEAALNFSDEKETKFDGGLLRNPINFDSRFELTKMDPTLYNQVRDLKDGEISRPIREDDPRGGPPKFKIMKISNRYDEHEADFAKDYLKIQELALREKQFKAIKEWMDEHIEDTYIHVDDESKSCNFANNWVKQ
- a CDS encoding SRPBCC family protein; this translates as MKYTTEIVVDIPRDEFIKKMDDPENMKHWQRGLIKYEQLSKTPGQEGAQMSLSYKMGKREMDMVETIIKRKLPEEMHMTYDTKGVHNIQKNYFKDEGDKTRWVSETEFQFSGFGMKLMGFLMPGAFKKQSFKYMQDFKAFAETGKSVTES
- a CDS encoding TlpA family protein disulfide reductase, translating into MKITKEQISNGIWILAILLILFTPIGFHVRVWVNKVVAVVVSPGTVNKNEQAVLEDYHWELVDREGNKMNLISHKGKVVLINVWATWCPPCVAELPGFAALYKDYGDKVVFAFVANDEEDKVSAFLEKKEYDLPVYFQASYTPKVLASNSIPVTYILNKEGNIVVNKTGAANWNSDKTRALLDNLLAE
- a CDS encoding TlpA family protein disulfide reductase, which translates into the protein MKISRKTILNVILILFILSFFVTPIGYYGKIWLNRAFSFSPSVIEKSERQQITDYDWQLKDEDWNFFNFKRSKGNVILINLWASWRLPSEAELASIQELYDKYKGKVDFYIVTNEEQEPVNAFMEENNFTFPVTYLIIGEKTAVDTSKVPTSYVIDKAGNIVIHNEGIADWSTTKVYNLLDELIAE
- a CDS encoding phytoene/squalene synthase family protein: MKTIFDDVSYSCSKIVTQSYSTSFSMATKMLAPSIRADIYNIYGFVRFADEIVDTFHEYDKKQLFDAFENEMDRAIEQKISLNPILNSFQHTYHKYDIPYHLVASFMKSMRMDLTKKRYETFDEYREYIYGSADVVGLMCLCVFVQGDKEKYEKLKESAMALGSAFQKVNFLRDLKADYEELNRTYFPNTDLMELDEASKKRIVDEIKADFALGYSGIVQLPEQAKFGVYTAYRYYKKLLQKLQSTPPLEIKNTRIRVPNYQKFGLLAQSYVNYKLQLVQ
- a CDS encoding AAA family ATPase gives rise to the protein MSDVTAVENLVKKHQDLKKEIAKVIVGQEEVIEQILLSIYTGGHSLLIGVPGLAKTLMVNTIAQTLGLDFKRIQFTPDLMPSDILGSEVLDQNRNFKFIMGPVFGNIILADEINRTPPKTQAALLEAMQERAVTIAGKQYKLNRPYFVLATQNPIEQEGTYPLPEAQLDRFMFAIELKYPSIEEEIQVVKSTTSDNEIQINTLFNADEIIEVQHLIRRIPVPDNVVDYAVRLVNRTRPNQNGASDYVNNYIDWGAGPRASQNLVLAAKAHAAIHGKFSPDIEDVKAVALGILRHRILKNYKAEAEGITEDKIIGELL
- a CDS encoding aconitate hydratase — its product is MAFDINMIKGVYASMGERVEKARELVGKPLTLSEKILYSHLWDGDPEKAYVRGKDYVDFAPDRIACQDATAQMALLQFMQAGKDKVAVPTTVHCDHLIQAKDGAAADLKHANETSSEVFDFLGSVSNKYGIGFWKPGAGIIHQVVLENYAFPGGMMIGTDSHTVNAGGLGMVAIGVGGADAVDVMAGMAWELKFPKLIGVKLTGKLSGWTAPKDVILKVAEILTVKGGTGAIVEYFGPGATAMSCTGKGTICNMGAEIGATTSTFGYDESMERYLRATDRSDVADEANKVKEHLTADPEVYADPEQYFDQVIEINLSELKPLLNGPFTPDLATEVGTMKEKAEANDWPLAVEWGLIGSCTNSSYEDLSRASSIAQQALDKKLKTKAEFGINPGSEQVRYTTERDGILEIFEKLDAKIFTNACGPCIGQWARYKDPKNAPKNSIVHSFNRNFAKRADGNPNTHAFVASPEMTAAIAIAGRLDFNPLTDKLINEDGEEVMLDEPTGWELPPKGFEVKENGYEEPQKDGSGVVVKVSPDSERLQLLEPFTPITVDNLQGMKLLIKAFGKCTTDHISMAGPWLRFRGHLDNIANNTLIGAVNAFNQKTNFVKNQLTGEYGGVPDTQREYKKNGIMTIVVGDHNYGEGSSREHAAMQPRHLGVAVVLVKSFARIHETNLKKQGMLALTFANESDYDLIQEDDTFNIVDAAEFAPDKPLTIEVVHADGSKDTIIANHSYNDAQIKWFNEGSALNLIKKQNA